In bacterium, the sequence CTTTTTCAAATTCAAGCCCAACTGCAGAGGCAATTGCCCAATATCTTTATCTTGAACTACAAAAATTATTGAGTCAGGTTAAACTTGAAGAGGTAAAGGTCTGGGAAACGCCCACCTGCTGGGCATCTTACTCAAGACAGGATTTTTATGGAGGTGAATGATGAGAGAATGTAATGTTGCACAGAATAAAAAAGGGTGCACTTGCACCTATGAGCCCTGTCCTCGCAAGGGTATTTGTTGCGAATGTATTCAATACCACTGGCGTATGAAACAACTACCAGGCTGTTTATTTCCACCAAATGTTGAAAGGACTTATGATAGGTCAATAGAAAAATTTATCCAGACATATCAAAGGTAGAAGTAAATAAATGAAAATAAAAGGTAACTGTTCACCGCAGAGACACAGAGACGCAGAGAAAAAAATTAAAATCTATGGATGAGACGCTTAACATCCCCTGGCAAGCTCTTAAGTACAACAACATTAAACTTGCCCTGATGAAAATTAGGAATGGATTAACAAATCTGGCTTGTCTGCTGAACATTCGGCAAGCAG encodes:
- a CDS encoding DUF6485 family protein, producing MRECNVAQNKKGCTCTYEPCPRKGICCECIQYHWRMKQLPGCLFPPNVERTYDRSIEKFIQTYQR